The genomic stretch AGGTGAACGAAGAGGGTATCTCGTGCCATGGGCTTTCTGGCCGGGCAACCTCTGGGAACAAAACGTCCCAAATCTCAAACCACTTCTCCACCCGGTGCACCTCTTGGTTCTTCTTTCGGTTCTGCTTGTCCAGCATGGCCCACTGAACTTCATCAACCCCTTCTTTGAGAGAGGCGTCCCGAAGAGGACAGGGGACCTCGCTCTTGCGGTGCTCGGCTAGCTTGTTGAGGGATTCTGCACGGTCTACCCCCTTTCCTGGGTTGAATGTTTCTTTGCATCTTTCGCATTGGACGGGAGAATGTGTTCGCTTGAGATGTTCCCTGTCACAACAAATCAGCAGGTTGTCCCAAGAGACCGACCCCGGCGACTTACTTTAGTCGCTGGATAGATTTGAACCCTGGCCCTGTACAAGGTCTGTACCGATGCTTCTTGCCAGACCCGGCATCGCCGTGGACATTATATTTGATTGGATCCCGTTTGTGAAACGGACAAGCCAGCAGCGGCTCGCGAGTGTTTCCGCTGAgaggggtggaaggaggTCCCATTTTGCCGCCTCCAGGGTCCTTttggtcttcttcgtcttgaTCCTTGTCTCGGCCGTCCCTCGCCCCTTCGTCCGAGTCTGTACGCCTCCTTTTGCGAGACGGACCCGAACCCGAACCCTGGGACGGCGAAGTATTGGCCGGGGAGGACTCGTGTTTGGCTCCATCCCCTGCTCCGGCATGAGATGCTGCACATCGCCAGTTTTCCACTTTACTCTTGAGAGCCAAGTTGAAGTCGCGGTGAAGCAGCGGAATCAAAAAGGCTGCCAGAGAATAGTCCTTGTCCACAGCCGAGATCACAAGAGACTCTAGATTCCCGTTTTCACCACTCCattcgtcatcgtcatcatcctggTCGGAATTATCCTCCTGTTcatcgtcctcttcatcgaGCCGGGCTGTCTCACACCCGCTCTCATCGGCATCGAAATCCGACTCGACATCTTCGTCGATCTCGTCTGCCTCATCGCCTTCTCTGTCAGCAGCCGAGAATGATTTTCGTAAAGAGCTGGGAAGACTCGGCGAGTGACTTCGGCCAAGGGATCGGTTTAATCGGTCTGCTGGTGTTTCTGGACGCTGGGGTGGAATCTTGGGCAATCTTGCTTGTGTAAGTCACGTCACTTTGCCGCACGGTTTACACTGAATCGGACACGTACTCGTTGGCCCCAGGcttgacctcctcttcttcatgaaACCCATATTCCGTCCCTGGTCCGGCCGAGGTCGCCCAGCTGCTTGTTGTGGAGGCGGCGTACTCGCAAAAGTTGGTCGAGCTGCCTTCTGACGGAGTGACGCTGCTTGGACTGGGGGATCTTGATGACTGCTCCTGTGAGCTCAATTTGTTCACCCAGTTTGCGCGCAATTTGAACTCATCATCGAAGCTCATTACGGACAGCAGAGGGTGAACGTATGATTCGGCTCCGTCCATTTTGTCACTTTGCTCGACAGAGGCTCGTGACAGCGAAGATCGAGAACTGGGTTTGGGGAGAAAACAACCTGGAACTGGGAATAAATGTTTTTGGTCTTTGGCCCGCCAAACCCCTCAACATTTCTAAATACCCTACCAAACCAGCCCGATTAGGGCTTCTTACCCCCTTAGCCTCCGTCACCGTCATCCTGTGGTTTTGTGTCGATGGAGACGATAGCAGGGGAAAAAACGACCCAATTGCGAGCTGGCGCAATTGCGTAGAAAACCATGTCACTCATTGGATCGAAAAGTCGCCAGGCTCACAGAGATTGGCTGACTTTGCATGCCACTAACTGCAGGGCAAACGGATACCTACCCGAATGACACGCTGGACTGGCTGTACTTGTGCTTGGTCCGCTACTTTTGTTGTTTCTGTGTAAGGTTTTGCGAATGCGCGCAAATGCGTTTTCTTACCATCAGGCGTGGACGTTTAGAATCGCAGAGTACGGGTATGTACTTGGCACACAGATGCATATGCGCACGTTTCTTCCGAGATGCATGCAGGGTAAGAAGTTGCCACGCTCATGCGTGCTAATAGATACTTGACACTTTATCCCGGAGGGCCTCATACCTCAGGATCCAGAGATGTAAGCCCGGTCTCAATATGGTTCATTAACACAGTCCAACTTACACCCACGATTAGCCTGAGTCAGGCCTATGTGCACCTGATCTATTTACCCGACAACGATGTCGGATAACAAAATGGGATCCTCAGCTTCAAGTAGAGCGAGAAACTTATCACGATGGCGCATACCAGACCAACGCAGGTAGCTTGTTCAAAATGCTGTTTCAAGCACTGATTCTTGGCATCGCTGCCCTCGAGCACATCCACGGCCTTCCAACCTCAGCCAGCCAACCTGTGGGAGCCCGTCAGTACTATCCGGATCCCGACGACCCATCTCTTCCCCCGTCTCCTGAAGATTGCCTCAGGCTATCCTTCAGCGAGCCAGCGTGGTCCATCTACGATCCCGCACTGCTGTCAGTGAATGTTTCAGATGGAGGCACTCAAGGCGATATTCGCTTCTACACCAGAAACGTCGCTACTGGCCAACATGCAGATTGCAGAGTGACCAATATCGAACTCAACCCAAAGGGCGCCCAGTTGGAAACATGGCACAACTGCAATGTCACAGACTTGCAATTCCAGTTTCTTCTCGATGACTTTCAGGTGAGActgaggggaggatggaagTGCACTGACTCTGAGTGAGTGCTGTACTCATAACCCCCAAGAGCATCCAAACTGATACTTATCGTGTGACAAAGCCTGAGTTTCCACGGACAAGGTGTCTGGGAAGAACCTGTCGTTCAAGGTTGTCTGGAAGAGTGGAATACACCTCGTGGTCAAGAGACGCTTTGCATCATGGGAGGATCATATGTCGCTGCCACGCTGACTAGTCCGATGGATCTACAACCTCAATGGCCCCTGCTTCCCTACACACCTTTTGAGAGGGCGTGGAGATGCGTCGATCGCTCATGGGATCCCGAGTTTACTGTCCACAGCTTGGAATACCAGCATCGCGAGGGTTCATACGAGTTTACTCTGGATCTTGAGAATCATTCCAGCGGCGAAAGGACAGTCTGCAAATCCGAGACACTTGACGAGAAGGGCCTACCTACCGATGGCTCAACACCGTGGGCAAAGTGTTTGGCTGAGAATGCCACGCTCGACGTTCTGCTGGACAGGACGTATGATATTCTGGGGATTCGCCAAGAGTGGAAGTGTAGTGACAATGTCAAGGATATTGAGCCGTAGGTCTTGTCTCTTCTAGTTTGTGCCATTTGAGGGCCGGCTAACGCATTTGAAACAGAGAAGACTATCGTGCCACGGGATTGATTCAGGCACGCCTTGATTGTGCCAAACCGACAGACAAAAAACACAAAGACTATACTTGCACCCTACCTGCCGCATTACCATTGACATTTACTGGATATCCTGCCATCGACAAAACCGTGCTCCCGCCTTTCCCTCACACTTTCTACAACAGAAGTTGCACAATCAACTCCATCAGCAACACCCACACTCTTACCTTGAACGAGTACAAGATTGAAACGGCCGATGACGGAAAACTCGAGGGGACTTTCAGTTTCTATAATCCTGGGCCCGGAGAAACGTGGAGCCTTTCCAAGATTCCTGTGCTCAACGATGCAACTTGGCATGAGTGCACCCCTGGGAAGGGAACAGAACTGCCTTGGCAATTGGCCAGATGCAGTTATGCACTTTCTTTGCACGAAAAGTCGCCCGAAATCCGGTTTGATCTGGCATGGTACTGTGATGATCGCGATCCAAGTAATGCGTAGGTTTTAACCCTTGTTTAACCCCTGAGTGGTTGCCCATGGCAACAAGAAAGTTTTGAATGAGAGCTGACAGAGATATAGCATCTTGTTCGAAGCCAGCGCTCAAGCAGACTTGACTGGCAAAACTGCCTGCCAAAGCGGAATTTGCCAGTTCCCCTCAGGGATAACAGAGGTGGCACTCCAGGTTACAAATTTGACGTGGGAAACCGGGCATGGAGTCATGCAGAAGGGCCCAATCTTACCCTGGGTATAGCGCGGATAGTCCGACGATTGCAAAAGAGAGGAGACCTTGACAGAAAAGGAGAAGCGGCTGTGGCCTATTTCCATATTTGAGCAACAATAGAACCAAGCTCCGACGTGATTGGGACTCCTTCCCACTTGGAAAAGCAGCTGGGTCCAGATGGACTGATGGTAGGACCGGGTGAGCCAACTGCCGAAGCTGACAGAGCTCGACAAGATTTTCTCCAAATCCCCACATGTTTGATTGGCGAACCAAGGGGCGGGCTCATCGTGGGTATGCAGCTGGGTTATTCTTGAGAGACCACTGAACCAAATCTTTATGCGTAtcggttgggggggttggggtcacacggctaggtaggtacctatcATTGCAAAAATTGGGTGATTTCCATCACTGCGACCTACCTGCCTGGATGATTCATCATGGTAAGAAAAGTCAATAGTTCAATATTGAATGCAATATCATCCCTGATGCAAGGTTCAAAGATAACCGTAAGAGGTCATATGCATTAAATTGGGCTCGTGTGTTCATTACGACGAATAGAACATCTCCCCGTGAGACGGGTGAGAGGTCTGTTGGTTCTGATGGTGTAACACTTTTACACCAACGGGCCATCCACACAAGAAATTTACCCGGTTGGAGTGACGTGCGATACCTACAATCGCCATGTACGTGTAACATCAAGACCCAGAGATGCATGTCTTGAACTTGTGTGTTGGAAGAACTATACATACTTACCTATGATTAATGCCCGCCGGGATGCACCGGTAGTTGCAGGGACCCTTCAATCGATAAGATATATAATGTGCCGTCACTGTCTTGCAAATAATCTGCAATTtgctccccctcaaccccccactTGTTCCCTATCCTCATAATGACTGACAAACCCACCCCTTCGACAGTGGTCGAGCCCCAACAAGGAACCAAGGATAGCAACGAAAAGAGAGACAGAAAAGGCCGTATTCATGAGTTCCAGGAAACCGAGGGCTACATTATTGACATCGCCGAGGATGATTCCGCGCCAACAGGGCTCAAACTTGCCAAGGATGGCCACACCGTCTTGATCCCTCAGCCCAGTGATGATAAGCATGATCCTCTGAACTGGACGTGGAACAAGAAGCACCTCATGCTTTTTATCGTGTCTTGGGTGTCCTTTCTGCCTGACTATGGGAGCGCAACCGGGGCTGTCACTCTGATCCCGCAAGCCGTGGAGTGGGGGACCACCCCAGACACTGTGAATCACTCACAAGCCGGCAATGTATTCATGTTGGGCGcaggtggtgtggttggtaTGTACCTATCGACTTTCTCAGCAACTTGAACACAAGAAAACTTGTCTGACCCCGAAGCAGTCGTGATTCTTTCGGCCTACTTTGGCCGTCTCCCTGTCGTCTTTTggttcctcctcatctccgtCGCAACAGCAGCTTGGTGTGCCGAACCAGATACGTTCGAATCATTCATGGCGGCCCGTATTCTCAACGGCTTCTTCTCGACAGTCAGCCAGGCAGGGGGGTTAATGTTTATCAAAGACATGTTTTTCTTTCATGAACAGGCGAGGAAGATCAACATTTGGGCGTGAGCTTTTCTGTTCATGGATGGATTCTGTCCAGACTTGTTGACAAGTTTTTGCAAACAGATCATTTATTGTCATGTCCCCCTACGTCGGTCCTCTCTTTGCCGCCTTCATGACAGAAACACTACACTGGTCAGTGCCATTTTGGGTGTACTTTGGCATGAATGTGCTGGGAATGGCACTGGTCGTTGCATTTCTGGAAGAGACATACTATGACAGGACCATACCATCGGACCAACAGCCTGCTCGAGGCAACCGTTTTGCCAGACTGATCGGCACCGCCCAATGGAAGTCTCGACATCTCCGCAACACCTTTGGCCAAGCTTGTTGGAGAACCGTCAGTGTGCTTCTCAAGCCAATCGTAGCTCTCTCGTGCGTTTTTTACGCCTTGGTATGCTTGTTTTAATTCTGTTTCGTGTCAGCAACTGGCCTCAAATGAGCTGACACGATCGTAGACGTTTGCTTGGGCGGTGGGCATCAACACCACGCTGGCCATATTTGTCACCCCACTGTACGGCTTCGGACCAAAACAAGTGGGATTCTTCTATTTCACCCCGGTGGTTGCTGTGGCACTGGGGGAGGCAACAGGCCACTGGCTGCATGACGCTCTCGCCAAGCAGTACATCCGCTCTCACAAGGGACATTTCGAGCCCGAGGTGCGCCTGCGAGCCGTACTTCTGGCAATGCCTGTTGTCATTGTCGGCCTAGTTCTCATCGGGCAGTGCTTTGAGAACCAGTGGTACTTCATGGCCACCAGCGTCTGCTGGGGCCTTTATGTTTTCGGCATGATGATCACCACAGTAGCACTGAGTAGTTACTGCCTTGATAGCTACCCGGAGGCATCTGGCGAGGTTTCGGCGTGGCTCAACATGGCCCGGACTGTCGGAGGGTTTATCGTCAGCTATTTTCAGGTCAGATGGGCCGAAGCGCAGGGAACGAAGCAGAGCTTCGGGATCCAGGCTGGCATCTGCGGCGGTGCTATTTTGTTCATTGTCGCTTTGATAGTGTGGGGGAAGAGGCTGAGAATTTGGGCGGGACCACTAAACTTTGCAACGACGTAATGTCAGGGTTAGGGTGTGTAGCTTGACATGACGTCTTTGCACCACCTGTCCCCCCAACCAGTCCTGGTGCCGGATTCACTCGGCCACAAAAGCACctaataaactttttatcCGCGCAGCCATAAATACCTTAATATCGTCCACCTTCTTTGCCCTTttcccaaaacaccaaacacaGTCAAAATGCCCAGAGTCGCAGACCGAAAATCCTGGCGAAAGccagcagctcctccagTGGAAGCTCCCCAAACCCCGCCAGAAGCAGCGCCAAGATCCCACTATCACACCTCGCAACACCACGGCCACCATCACGACCCCGACCCAGCACTCGATGTGGAACTCGTTGATCACACCGAGAGGCTGCCACTTCGCTCGAAGCGCACTCGTCGTCTAGAGGAGAAGCTTGCCAGAAAAAAACGGACCGCGACCACCCCACTATGCTTGGAGGATATGCCGTTTGAGATCCTCGACGCCATCCTTTTGTGCTGTCAACCTCGCGATCTTTTCGCCATGTCACGTGTCTCAAAGGGCTACCGAGATTTCATCAAACAAGAAGGATCCCGAATCGCCAAATCCATCATCGAGCGGCGATATCCCTGTTTGGCAGCTTGTTTTCTTCGGCCTGTCCTTTTGGAAAACATTCAAGACTTGGGAGTCCGCAGGCACATGGGACATCCGAAAGTGACGAGCAGAGCCAAAGGTCACATGTTTCACCACATACCCACAATCCGAGGTGAGCTTGTCTGCAGCTGTCCGACATGCTATCATCGTTGGAACGCTCTTGGGCTGCTGGTCGACTTTGCACACTGGCAGGACTTTCTAGATAAAGGCGAAGCAATTCCACGCATAGCATTCGGGCGGCGTCCGATGTGGAACAAGGTATTGCTAAACCGAAACATGCAGGTTGTTCTGAAGGGCATCCGCGATCCTCTTTGGTATGCTCGCATCCTCGAAAAGCACCTGGAGTCGACTACGCGCGCCATCCGACGCCAGGTGCTCAACAAGAGCAATAAGCGCCAGCATTATCGACTCACT from Podospora pseudopauciseta strain CBS 411.78 chromosome 3, whole genome shotgun sequence encodes the following:
- a CDS encoding hypothetical protein (EggNog:ENOG50KOG0255; COG:G; COG:M) translates to MAARILNGFFSTVSQAGGLMFIKDMFFFHEQARKINIWASFIVMSPYVGPLFAAFMTETLHWSVPFWVYFGMNVLGMALVVAFLEETYYDRTIPSDQQPARGNRFARLIGTAQWKSRHLRNTFGQACWRTVSVLLKPIVALSCVFYALTFAWAVGINTTLAIFVTPLYGFGPKQVGFFYFTPVVAVALGEATGHWLHDALAKQYIRSHKGHFEPEVRLRAVLLAMPVVIVGLVLIGQCFENQWYFMATSVCWGLYVFGMMITTVALSSYCLDSYPEASGEVSAWLNMARTVGGFIVSYFQVRWAEAQGTKQSFGIQAGICGGAILFIVALIVWGKRLRIWAGPLNFATT
- a CDS encoding hypothetical protein (EggNog:ENOG503PNK3); its protein translation is MDGAESYVHPLLSVMSFDDEFKLRANWVNKLSSQEQSSRSPSPSSVTPSEGSSTNFCEYAASTTSSWATSAGPGTEYGFHEEEEVKPGANELPKIPPQRPETPADRLNRSLGRSHSPSLPSSLRKSFSAADREGDEADEIDEDVESDFDADESGCETARLDEEDDEQEDNSDQDDDDDEWSGENGNLESLVISAVDKDYSLAAFLIPLLHRDFNLALKSKVENWRCAASHAGAGDGAKHESSPANTSPSQGSGSGPSRKRRRTDSDEGARDGRDKDQDEEDQKDPGGGKMGPPSTPLSGNTREPLLACPFHKRDPIKYNVHGDAGSGKKHRYRPCTGPGFKSIQRLKEHLKRTHSPVQCERCKETFNPGKGVDRAESLNKLAEHRKSEVPCPLRDASLKEGVDEVQWAMLDKQNRKKNQEVHRVEKWFEIWDVLFPEVARPESPWHEIPSSFTSGTPKDGEEYFVDLFFNILDHKIQQGDIPLPGSDPADPNSSNNRNLDLLRDRLKTVVQNTFRMYVSIRENLSPETSSSQSQSLSHGHNRQPSSTYRSTGTGSLSASLLQPPLPSTAPTSVTSGTPQQQQQSPAATYLPPGAAYGMAHSQFMPAVSPAAFTGMADDGTATAMTASPYFFHAGNNMFTPQGYWLHQVPAAANHPHAVSFPHQGHLQTAAETWLNWGHAGGDGEQ
- a CDS encoding hypothetical protein (EggNog:ENOG50KOG0255; COG:G; COG:M), which encodes MPRVADRKSWRKPAAPPVEAPQTPPEAAPRSHYHTSQHHGHHHDPDPALDVELVDHTERLPLRSKRTRRLEEKLARKKRTATTPLCLEDMPFEILDAILLCCQPRDLFAMSRVSKGYRDFIKQEGSRIAKSIIERRYPCLAACFLRPVLLENIQDLGVRRHMGHPKVTSRAKGHMFHHIPTIRGELVCSCPTCYHRWNALGLLVDFAHWQDFLDKGEAIPRIAFGRRPMWNKVLLNRNMQVVLKGIRDPLWYARILEKHLESTTRAIRRQVLNKSNKRQHYRLTDQDLQEGTDHFLEAEGPPTIDYPFHRDSYYMLEAYLPNRSWIDGKWLYLPASLHERDVAGLINSLFPVPGEEEAEG
- a CDS encoding hypothetical protein (EggNog:ENOG503PXM9); the protein is MLFQALILGIAALEHIHGLPTSASQPVGARQYYPDPDDPSLPPSPEDCLRLSFSEPAWSIYDPALLSVNVSDGGTQGDIRFYTRNVATGQHADCRVTNIELNPKGAQLETWHNCNVTDLQFQFLLDDFQVRLRGGWKCTDSDLSFHGQGVWEEPVVQGCLEEWNTPRGQETLCIMGGSYVAATLTSPMDLQPQWPLLPYTPFERAWRCVDRSWDPEFTVHSLEYQHREGSYEFTLDLENHSSGERTVCKSETLDEKGLPTDGSTPWAKCLAENATLDVLLDRTYDILGIRQEWKCSDNVKDIEPEDYRATGLIQARLDCAKPTDKKHKDYTCTLPAALPLTFTGYPAIDKTVLPPFPHTFYNRSCTINSISNTHTLTLNEYKIETADDGKLEGTFSFYNPGPGETWSLSKIPVLNDATWHECTPGKGTELPWQLARCSYALSLHEKSPEIRFDLAWYCDDRDPSNAILFEASAQADLTGKTACQSGICQFPSGITEVALQVTNLTWETGHGVMQKGPILPWV